A single Triticum dicoccoides isolate Atlit2015 ecotype Zavitan chromosome 2A, WEW_v2.0, whole genome shotgun sequence DNA region contains:
- the LOC119355524 gene encoding F-box protein SKIP14-like isoform X2, which yields MCILHRKKHQKKEGVRRSWRSRRRRIGAQGSLEVIMALNYPSCSFLVSDECSALMRGCGCWSEEASPLSSPGVNSRRWDDFEPDPADLLPVDPFGMNLGNTITAAIASCLDRTVMSGAGRFGSSDGGAADLSFYLNHAIAVSRGPSCLPGGFGRAFEGPFVFGGLYEAGGANCSQGLPPLVSCSGSIVPGEDPSTSGSAALLCREGVDAVAASCSRPIVPGEDPSTSGSAALVCCDGVDAVGASCSRPIVPGEDPSTSGSAALVCCDGVDDVGSAPHDGMMYALAYLGLRDILATEMVCKSLHSWIRSELSWKCIHIEPVLSGKISDPDLLFLTQKIPGALQCLNINDCINITDNGLNAVLQSNPTLTKLSIARCPRLTLDGLIANLKSFNMKAVSGIKSLRIDKNFNLPKEDYEELLSLLSIDKRQELHNWAPRFRHSNHFLLDCNDGYALDIEMCPICQSYKLVFDCPEVECSDKRSGKCRACEVCIKRCRQCGRCLERNEKFEEKFDLVYLCYKCRGDPASPSLGVEKDLVSILSSGRIASP from the exons ATGTGCATACTCCATAGAAAAAAACACCAAAAAAAGGAGGGGgtgaggaggagttggaggagcaggaggaggaggattgGAGCGCAGGGGAGTTTGGAGGTTATTATGGCGCTGAATTATCCGTCGTGCTCATTCTTGGTGAGCGACGAGTGCTCTGCCCTGATGCGAGGGTGTGGATGCTGGTCGGAGGAGGCCTCGCCCCTCTCGTCCCCAGGGGTCAACTCCAGGCGCTGGGATGATTTCGAGCCCGATCCTGCGGATCTATTGCCCGTGGATCCCTTCGGGATGAACTTGGGGAACACCATCACTGCAGCCATCGCCAGTTGCCTCGACCGCACGGTCATGTCTGGTGCAGGGCGTTTTGGAAGCAGTGACGGTGGCGCGGCCGACTTGAGTTTTTACCTGAATCATGCTATTGCCGTCTCCCGGGGGCCATCTTGCCTCCCGGGTGGCTTCGGGCGTGCTTTTGAGGGGCCCTTTGTGTTTGGAGGCCTTTATGAGGCCGGAGGCGCCAACTGCTCTCAAGGGTTGCCTCCCCTTGTGTCCTGCTCAGGCTCAATTGTACCTGGAGAG GATCCATCTACTTCTGGCAGTGCTGCATTGTTGTGCCGTGAAGGAGTTGATGCCGTGGCAGCGTCCTGCTCACGCCCAATTGTACCTGGAGAGGATCCATCTACTTCTGGCAGTGCTGCATTGGTGTGCTGTGATGGAGTTGATGCCGTGGGAGCGTCATGCTCACGGCCAATTGTACCCGGAGAGGATCCATCTACTTCTGGCAGTGCTGCATTGGTGTGCTGTGATGGAGTTGATGATGTGGGAAGTGCACCACATGACGGGATGATGTATGCTCTTGCCTATCTTGGGCTTCGTGACATCCTAGCTACAGAGATGGTGTGCAAGTCTTTGCATTCGTGGATCCGCAGCGAGTTATCGTGGAAATGTATCCACATTGAACCGGTATTGAGCGGGaagatctctgatcctgatcttcTATTTCTGACACAGAAGATTCCAGGTGCTTTGCAGTGTCTAAATATAAATGACTGCATAAATATCACCGACAATGGTTTGAATGCTGTTCTCCAAAGCAATCCGACGTTAACAAAG TTGAGTATTGCGCGCTGCCCGCGGTTAACTTTGGATGGCCTTATTGCCAATCTAAAGTCATTTAATATGAAAGCAGTGTCGGGTATTAAGAGcctcagaattgacaaaaacttcAATTTACCAAAAGAGGATTATGAGGAGTTATTATCCTTGTTGAGCATCGACAAGAGACAGGAGTTGCACAACTGGGCTCCGCGATTCCGTCATTCTAATCATTTTTTATTAGATTGCAATGACGGATATGCTCTTGATATTGAGATGTGCCCCATCTGTCAAAGTTACAAACTTGTTTTTGACTGCCCTGAAGTGGAGTGCAGTGACAAGAGATCTGGCAAGTGCCGAGCATGTGAGGTTTGCATCAAGAGATGCCGGCAGTGTGGAAGGTGCTTAGAACGAAATGAGAAGTTTGAAGAGAAATTTGATCTGGTCTACCTTTGCTACAAGTGTCGAGGCGATCCGGCTTCACCATCTCTTGGTGTGGAAAAGGATCTGGTCTCTATTTTATCCAGTGGAAGAAtagcttctccttga
- the LOC119355522 gene encoding uncharacterized protein LOC119355522 → MAASPQAAAAGRHALSRGAGPPRPRLRSALPASSLALPQRAVSYLFRSLLPIPTAFCSTLRVRLTPSASLPSRRNFEGYIPRSCSRSSLQIYTTRSSPLSLSPSSALMVSAQLPPADVAQRSEEWFALRKDKLTTSTFSTALGFWAGNRRSELWSEKVFGPTDIKLADAAMAAMAWGTNHESMAVEQYTSITGRSVGSLGFAVHTEAKLGWLGASPDGVLGCDPDGGILEVKCPYNKGKPELALPWRIVPYYYMPQVQGLMEIMGRDWVDLYCWTPNGSSLFRVPRDRAYWELIHDVLREFWWGNVMPSRELVLLGKEAEARSFEPQPKHRLTNLVIVKSRKLASEAKLLCRDVGGHVEFFP, encoded by the exons ATGGCAGCTTCTCCGCAGGCGGCCGCCGCCGGCCGTCACGCGCTGAGCCGCGGGGCCGGGCCGCCACGGCCGAGGCTTCGCTCGGCTCTACCGGCGTCGTCGCTCGCGCTCCCGCAACGCGCAG TTTCTTATTTGTTCAGGTCGCTCCTGCCGATTCCAACGGCATTTTGCTCAACATTGCGTGTGCGGTTAACTCCATCTGCATCCTTGCCGTCAAGACGAAACTTTGAAGGCTATATTCCTCGCAGCTGCTCGCGTTCATCGTTGCAGATCTACACTACCCGGTCATCACCGCTATCTCTCTCGCCATCTTCAGCCCTCATGGTGTCGGCCCAGCTTCCGCCGGCTGATGTAGCCCAGCGGTCAGAGGAGTGGTTTGCTCTGCGCAAGGATAAGCTCACCACAAGCACCTTCAGCACTGCCTTGGGTTTCTGGGCCGGCAACAGACGGTCAGAGCTTTGGAGTGAGAAGGTCTTTGGACCAACAGATATCAAGTTGGCGGATGCAGCCATGGCTGCCATGGCCTGGGGAACCAATCATGAAAGCATGGCCGTAGAGCAGTACACGAGCATCACAGGACGGTCAGTGGGTTCCCTTGGCTTTGCAGTGCACACCGAGGCTAAATTGGGGTGGCTCGGAGCTTCACCTGACGGCGTTCTTGGGTGTGACCCTGATGGTGGGATCCTGGAAGTCAAGTGCCCGTACAACAAGGGTAAGCCCGAGCTTGCTCTTCCATGGCGTATCGTGCCATACTACTACATGCCGCAGGTGCAGGGGCTGATGGAGATCATGGGCAGAGACTGGGTCGACCTCTACTGCTGGACACCCAACGGGAGCAGCCTGTTCCGAGTGCCTCGGGACCGCGCATACTGGGAGCTCATCCACGACGTCCTGCGTGAGTTCTGGTGGGGCAACGTGATGCCCTCTCGGGAGCTTGTGCTGCTGGGGAAGGAGGCCGAGGCGAGATCTTTCGAGCCGCAGCCCAAGCACCGGCTGACAAATCTAGTGATAGTTAAGAGCAGGAAACTAGCTTCTGAAGCCAAGTTGTTATGTAGGGATGTTGGTGGCCATGTAGAATTCTTCCCATGA
- the LOC119355524 gene encoding uncharacterized protein LOC119355524 isoform X1: protein MCILHRKKHQKKEGVRRSWRSRRRRIGAQGSLEVIMALNYPSCSFLVSDECSALMRGCGCWSEEASPLSSPGVNSRRWDDFEPDPADLLPVDPFGMNLGNTITAAIASCLDRTVMSGAGRFGSSDGGAADLSFYLNHAIAVSRGPSCLPGGFGRAFEGPFVFGGLYEAGGANCSQGLPPLVSCSGSIVPGEDPSTSGSAALLCREGVDAVGASCSRPIVPGEDPSTSGSAALLCREGVDAVAASCSRPIVPGEDPSTSGSAALVCCDGVDAVGASCSRPIVPGEDPSTSGSAALVCCDGVDDVGSAPHDGMMYALAYLGLRDILATEMVCKSLHSWIRSELSWKCIHIEPVLSGKISDPDLLFLTQKIPGALQCLNINDCINITDNGLNAVLQSNPTLTKLSIARCPRLTLDGLIANLKSFNMKAVSGIKSLRIDKNFNLPKEDYEELLSLLSIDKRQELHNWAPRFRHSNHFLLDCNDGYALDIEMCPICQSYKLVFDCPEVECSDKRSGKCRACEVCIKRCRQCGRCLERNEKFEEKFDLVYLCYKCRGDPASPSLGVEKDLVSILSSGRIASP from the exons ATGTGCATACTCCATAGAAAAAAACACCAAAAAAAGGAGGGGgtgaggaggagttggaggagcaggaggaggaggattgGAGCGCAGGGGAGTTTGGAGGTTATTATGGCGCTGAATTATCCGTCGTGCTCATTCTTGGTGAGCGACGAGTGCTCTGCCCTGATGCGAGGGTGTGGATGCTGGTCGGAGGAGGCCTCGCCCCTCTCGTCCCCAGGGGTCAACTCCAGGCGCTGGGATGATTTCGAGCCCGATCCTGCGGATCTATTGCCCGTGGATCCCTTCGGGATGAACTTGGGGAACACCATCACTGCAGCCATCGCCAGTTGCCTCGACCGCACGGTCATGTCTGGTGCAGGGCGTTTTGGAAGCAGTGACGGTGGCGCGGCCGACTTGAGTTTTTACCTGAATCATGCTATTGCCGTCTCCCGGGGGCCATCTTGCCTCCCGGGTGGCTTCGGGCGTGCTTTTGAGGGGCCCTTTGTGTTTGGAGGCCTTTATGAGGCCGGAGGCGCCAACTGCTCTCAAGGGTTGCCTCCCCTTGTGTCCTGCTCAGGCTCAATTGTACCTGGAGAGGATCCATCTACTTCTGGCAGTGCTGCATTGTTGTGCCGTGAAGGAGTTGATGCTGTGGGAGCGTCCTGCTCACGCCCAATTGTACCTGGAGAGGATCCATCTACTTCTGGCAGTGCTGCATTGTTGTGCCGTGAAGGAGTTGATGCCGTGGCAGCGTCCTGCTCACGCCCAATTGTACCTGGAGAGGATCCATCTACTTCTGGCAGTGCTGCATTGGTGTGCTGTGATGGAGTTGATGCCGTGGGAGCGTCATGCTCACGGCCAATTGTACCCGGAGAGGATCCATCTACTTCTGGCAGTGCTGCATTGGTGTGCTGTGATGGAGTTGATGATGTGGGAAGTGCACCACATGACGGGATGATGTATGCTCTTGCCTATCTTGGGCTTCGTGACATCCTAGCTACAGAGATGGTGTGCAAGTCTTTGCATTCGTGGATCCGCAGCGAGTTATCGTGGAAATGTATCCACATTGAACCGGTATTGAGCGGGaagatctctgatcctgatcttcTATTTCTGACACAGAAGATTCCAGGTGCTTTGCAGTGTCTAAATATAAATGACTGCATAAATATCACCGACAATGGTTTGAATGCTGTTCTCCAAAGCAATCCGACGTTAACAAAG TTGAGTATTGCGCGCTGCCCGCGGTTAACTTTGGATGGCCTTATTGCCAATCTAAAGTCATTTAATATGAAAGCAGTGTCGGGTATTAAGAGcctcagaattgacaaaaacttcAATTTACCAAAAGAGGATTATGAGGAGTTATTATCCTTGTTGAGCATCGACAAGAGACAGGAGTTGCACAACTGGGCTCCGCGATTCCGTCATTCTAATCATTTTTTATTAGATTGCAATGACGGATATGCTCTTGATATTGAGATGTGCCCCATCTGTCAAAGTTACAAACTTGTTTTTGACTGCCCTGAAGTGGAGTGCAGTGACAAGAGATCTGGCAAGTGCCGAGCATGTGAGGTTTGCATCAAGAGATGCCGGCAGTGTGGAAGGTGCTTAGAACGAAATGAGAAGTTTGAAGAGAAATTTGATCTGGTCTACCTTTGCTACAAGTGTCGAGGCGATCCGGCTTCACCATCTCTTGGTGTGGAAAAGGATCTGGTCTCTATTTTATCCAGTGGAAGAAtagcttctccttga